AGCACGCTTGGGAGTGGGCTGTCGCCTTGCAATCTCTCCAGCAAAGGCAGGGCGAAGGCGGCTGTTTTTCCGGTTCCTGTTTGAGCTTGGCCTACCAGATCGCGTCCGAGCATCAGCTCCGGGATGGCCGCCTTTTGGATGGGTGACGGTTCTTTGTATCCCTTATCAGCAAGTGTTTTGAGGAGTGCCTCACTGAATCCGAACTCCGAAAATCCAGAGGGGACTTTCGGCTCTTCAACGGTTTCAATCACTGTTGTAAACATCTCATCAGTGGTCTCCGATGCGGTGGTCTCGGAAATCTCAGACATGCTGAGATCCACTGAACAGGACCCTGAGTCCTGAGCTGGTGTATTGGTCATTCTTGAAAGGCAACTGCCTGATTAATCCTTTAAATCAGGCTTGCAACGTCCAATCGGCCTGAGCCGCGCTGTATTGCTTGCCTTTCGATTAAAGGTTGAAAATTTATCTTAACACTCTGCCGAAGTCATCCTCTAAGCGTTCGATATCGCTTTCCTCAAGGATCGACCCGTGCTGGACCTCAATGATCAGCAGGTCTCCAGCTCCACCGGAGGCACGGTGGATGGCTCCTTTGGGGATGTGCAGTGTGTCTCCGGCTAAAACATTCGACCATTGACCATGGCAAAACAGCTCCCCACTTCCCTCTGCCACCGTCCAGTTTTCGCTGCGATGTTGATGGCGTTGAAGGCTCAAGCGTTGCCCTTGCCGAATCAGCAATCTTTTGAGCTTGTAACCCTGGCCACTGCCTAAATCTTCGTACCAGCCCCAAGGGCGAATCACTCTTTTAATTTCGCTCACCTACGCGTCCCCGTTGTTGCTTTGATCCTCAGGATGCCAAGATCGGGCTGAGCGGCCTAGATCCAACGCTTTTGGATCTGCAAATAAAAGCAGTTGCTGTTTAGCTCGGGTGATCGCTGTGTACAGAAGCGAGCTGATTTGGCGATCGTCGAAATTAGGCCAGAGCAGGAGCACTTTGTCCATCTCGCAGCCCTGAGCCTTATGAATTGTGAGTGCGAGAGCGGGCTCGAGGTGCCGAAGACGGGCGGGGTGGTAAAGCGCATGTCGACTCTCGCCAGAGGGGTCGCTGCAGAGAAACAGGGCCCGTTGTTGAACCCCCTCACCGACCATGACCCCAAGATCTCCATTTGCGAGTCCGAGTTCCGGCTGATTTTCACTGCAAAGCACTGGCAGGCCCGATGGCCAGCGCTGAGGTTCAGAGCCATCGAGCAAGTTTTGGTGGACGGCATCAACGCCCCATGGCCCCCGTCGACGCGGGCAGAGCACCATCAAGGTGTCAAGGATGTTGAGGAGATCTTGGGCTTGTTGTTGATCAGGTTGCCCATGCGCATTGATCCCTAAAGCGCTTGCTTTTTCCTTGAGATGGTCGAGATGCCGCGTGAGTGCAGCATGCACAGCCTCAGGGATCTGCCTTGTTTGGGAATAACTAACGGTGATATTTGAGGTTTTGGGCAACGAGCTGAGTTGTGACCAGAACGGTATCAAGCCTTGATCACGGAGCAGTGCACTCATCTGAGCGAGGGCACCTCGATTGCGATACACCTCTGTGAGGGTGATGGCCCCATCCTTGAAACGCCTGTTTTGATTTGGTTCCTGGAGATGTTGCCAAATGGCTCCTGTACCAATCGGTGGTAGCTGAGCGCTATCTCCCACCAAGATCAGTTGGCAATGGGTTGGCAGTGCACTCAACAGTGCACGGCCTAGCTCTAAATCCACCATCGACATTTCATCGACGATGAGTAGGTCCAGCTCCAGCGGATTGCGTCGGTGACGGCCAAAGCCTCCAGGGCGTGCTTCAAGCAAACGATGAAGAGTGGTGCAGGGCAATGTTGCGGTGATTGGGTTGCTGCGAATCGCGTCTTGGAGGCGACGTGCGGCCTTGCCTGTGGGAGCGGCCAGCCGGGCTCGAAGCTTGGGTTGCTTCTCAAAAGCGCGGAGCAGCATGTGCAGAACCG
The Synechococcus sp. CC9311 DNA segment above includes these coding regions:
- a CDS encoding ATP-dependent RecD-like DNA helicase, translated to MQSSASDAVIALHRGVLATLQRRMPPEQNSEPLVELLRALTTALSRGEISLQLHDGAKVPDGIETDGWPRVHREALVASGWLDGDQAVLVLNHNSLSWRRWHGAMQELELELQRRCFQAPIHATNHGATTSRLSNNNDLSPEQQAAVRAIDRYGVVLLSGGPGTGKTSTVLHMLLRAFEKQPKLRARLAAPTGKAARRLQDAIRSNPITATLPCTTLHRLLEARPGGFGRHRRNPLELDLLIVDEMSMVDLELGRALLSALPTHCQLILVGDSAQLPPIGTGAIWQHLQEPNQNRRFKDGAITLTEVYRNRGALAQMSALLRDQGLIPFWSQLSSLPKTSNITVSYSQTRQIPEAVHAALTRHLDHLKEKASALGINAHGQPDQQQAQDLLNILDTLMVLCPRRRGPWGVDAVHQNLLDGSEPQRWPSGLPVLCSENQPELGLANGDLGVMVGEGVQQRALFLCSDPSGESRHALYHPARLRHLEPALALTIHKAQGCEMDKVLLLWPNFDDRQISSLLYTAITRAKQQLLLFADPKALDLGRSARSWHPEDQSNNGDA
- a CDS encoding phosphomannose isomerase type II C-terminal cupin domain, which encodes MSEIKRVIRPWGWYEDLGSGQGYKLKRLLIRQGQRLSLQRHQHRSENWTVAEGSGELFCHGQWSNVLAGDTLHIPKGAIHRASGGAGDLLIIEVQHGSILEESDIERLEDDFGRVLR